The Sulfurimonas lithotrophica genome includes a region encoding these proteins:
- a CDS encoding thiamine-phosphate pyrophosphorylase — protein sequence MNNNNLSPEIYRVIDANLNRLKEGIRVVEDLQRYLHNNKELSQKLKHLRHLAIFEDIDALLKHRDSINDVLRSSMDDELQREDLKAIVVANFKRAQESSRVLEELFKLHTLKESEKFKHIRYELYDLEKEIIKLF from the coding sequence ATGAATAACAATAATTTATCACCCGAGATTTATCGGGTGATAGATGCAAACCTTAACCGTCTAAAAGAGGGTATAAGGGTTGTTGAAGATCTACAACGATATCTACATAACAACAAAGAACTTTCACAAAAACTTAAACATTTAAGACATTTAGCTATTTTTGAAGATATAGATGCATTACTAAAACATCGTGACAGTATAAACGATGTACTTCGTTCAAGTATGGATGACGAGTTACAAAGAGAAGATTTAAAAGCAATAGTTGTTGCAAATTTCAAACGTGCACAAGAAAGCTCAAGAGTTTTAGAAGAACTTTTTAAACTGCATACTCTCAAAGAAAGCGAAAAGTTTAAACATATACGTTATGAATTATATGATTTGGAAAAAGAGATAATCAAACTTTTTTAA
- a CDS encoding Bax inhibitor-1/YccA family protein produces the protein MGLYDRDYARSSSAFEYSSASRSDSQIITFVKETYKLFAASMMAGAVGAYVGVPIAGTIASWFIPLMILEIALLFGLFAVKHKPGINLAVMFGFVFMTGLMLGPLLAHTLGMNGGGVVIGNAFAMTSLIFGTMSFYAIKTTKDFTSFGKPLMIAVLIIFAFSIVNIFLGSPILAIGISAVVVVLFSILVVFDTQNIIAGNYETPIDGAIALYLDFLNIFTALLHLFGIFGSDE, from the coding sequence ATGGGACTATATGATCGTGATTATGCAAGAAGCAGTAGTGCTTTTGAATACAGTAGCGCATCAAGAAGTGACTCTCAAATCATAACATTCGTAAAAGAAACATATAAACTTTTTGCAGCATCTATGATGGCTGGTGCAGTCGGTGCATATGTTGGAGTACCAATAGCCGGAACTATCGCTTCATGGTTTATTCCGCTTATGATTTTGGAAATCGCTTTATTGTTTGGTTTATTTGCCGTAAAACACAAGCCAGGTATTAACTTAGCGGTTATGTTTGGTTTTGTATTTATGACAGGTTTAATGTTGGGTCCACTACTTGCTCATACTTTGGGTATGAATGGTGGTGGCGTTGTAATCGGTAATGCTTTTGCTATGACATCTTTAATTTTTGGTACTATGAGTTTTTATGCTATCAAAACAACTAAAGATTTTACTAGTTTTGGTAAACCGTTAATGATTGCTGTTTTAATTATATTTGCATTTTCAATCGTAAATATATTTTTAGGCAGTCCAATCTTAGCTATAGGTATATCAGCGGTAGTTGTTGTACTGTTTAGTATTTTGGTTGTATTTGATACACAGAATATTATTGCAGGAAACTATGAAACTCCGATTGACGGTGCAATTGCACTTTATTTAGACTTTTTAAATATCTTTACAGCACTTTTACACCTGTTTGGAATATTTGGAAGTGATGAATAA